AGTCCTATTTGTATGGTGCGCGTTTTAGTCGTTTACATAGAGTGATGAGCGATCGTGATATTAAACGTGCTTGGATTAAGGTGGAAAACGAGGTCGTTGCTGAATTGCTTGATTTTCTGTTGTATTGGTGTGCGCCGGCATCAGAGGAGTCGCTTGTGTACAGCTGTGAGCATTACATAGATCGTTGGTGGAGTGAGGGGTATTTGAATGGAATGCGTCGTTGGCGGCTTCGTCTTTGGAAGTAGGCATAAAAACCACCCTTGTCCCATATAAAAAAAGAGGAGGAGGGGGCGCATATGAAATACAAATGGACGGTCGGTATTTTCTCAACAGTACTCGTGTTTTGTTTTTCCTTACTCGTGTTTAGTTGGCAGGATACCCCTTCAATAGGTGGGCTTCCATTGTCGGGAAAAGTCATTCTGATTGACCCGGGTCATGGAGGCCCTGACGGTGGAGCGGTGAACCGTGATGCTACAATCATTGAAAAGGACATCGCCTTACAGATGAGCTTCAAAATCCGCGATTATTTGCAAGAGGCAGGGGCTCTTGTCCTAATGACACGTCATGAGGATAAAGATTTAGCAGAAGACGTACGTGGTTACTCAAAACGGAAAACGGCAGACTTAAAAAAACGATTGTCTATCATTCATCAATCCGAGGCAGACTTGCTTTTGTCTGTGCATATGAATGCTATTCCGTCAGCGAAATGGAATGGCGCGCAAACCTTCTATTTTCCCCTTCAGGAAAATGAACGCTTGGCGATCGCGATCCAGGAGGAAATTCGTGATCAGTTGCAAAATACGCAACGGTTGGCAAAACCGATCAATCATGTGTTTTTGTTAAAGCATGCCGAGATGCCAAGCGCACTTCTTGAGGCGGGATTCCTCTCCAATCCTGCTGAAGCACAGCTGCTTTCGCAGGATAGCTATCAAGAAAAAATGGCCGCTGCTATATATCGTGGCATTTTGCGCTTTTTCTATGAAGGAGAGACACCCAACCCTGAATCCTCAAACGCTCAAGGGCGAATTGAGCCGAGTGTATATGATATACTGGAAACAGAGGCTTAAGGAATTTAAAGGGGTGCAATTATGTTGGACGAGAAGAAGATCAAAGAGACGCTTTATGGACTAACCGATCCTTTTTTACATAAATCGTTAAAAGCCACGGGTGGCATACGTGAAGTGAAATGGGATGCAGAGAAACAACACGTGAGCGTCAAAATTGCTCTCCAGCAAATTAATTCAAAAGAACAGATGGAGCTGCAAGGCAAGATTGTTGAAAAGTTGAAGGGTGCTGGCGCGGAAACAGTTGGCCTCCGGTTCGAGGAGCTCACAGCTGAAGAGGTTGAAAAAGCAGGCGGGCATATTAAGAAGACCCCGGATCTTTTAAAACCGGACACAAAAACGCAGTTCATCGCTATTGCTAGTGGAAAAGGCGGGGTTGGGAAATCAACCGTCAGCGTGAACTTGGCTGTCAGCTTGGCGAGACTCGGGAAAAAGGTCGGAATCATTGATGCGGATATTTATGGCTTCAGTGTACCTGATATGATGGGGATTTCAGAACGCCCGCGAATTGAAAACGAACGCATTCATCCTGTGGAGCGGTTTGGTGTCAAAGTGATATCGACTGCCTTTTTCGTCGAGGACAATACACCAGTTGTCTGGCGTGGACCGATGCTTGGAAAGATGCTAAACAGCTTCTTTAAAGAAGTGGAGTGGGGCGACCTTGATTATCTTTTGCTCGATCTTCCACCGGGAACTGGGGATATGGCACTTGATGTTCATCAGCTTCTGCCAGCGAGCAAGGAAATTATTGTGACGACACCTCATCCGACCGCAGCATTTGTTGCTGCCCGAGCAGGTGCAATGGCTATTCAGACAGAGCATGAGGTGCTTGGGGTTATTGAGAATATGTCTTACTTTGAGAGCAAAGTGACTGGAGAGAAAGAATACATCTTTGGTAAAGGAGGCGGCGAAAAGCTCGCAGAAGAATTACAAACAGAGCTTTTAGGTCAATTGCCTTTAGCGCAGCCGGACTGGAACCGTGAAGATTTTTCACCTTCTGTTTATCAAGAAGGAGACAGTCTCTACCAGGACTATCTAACAATTTCACAGAAGGTCATTGATCTTCTAGACGCATAAAAACGAATGAAGCCGATCGACCCATGTAGCGGGTGATCGGCTTCTTCTTTAGTGTTGGGACGGATAAAGTAAAGCATCGTTGGGAAGTCATTTTAACTTCCGCCACTTTCATCAGGCTGTGATGAGGAGTCGCCACCTTGTTCGCCACCTCCGCCACTTTGCCCACCGCTTTGTCCGTCTTGTCCTTGACCACTTTGTCCACCACTCTGACCGCCTGCTTTTTTAATCGTATCCTCTAATTTTGATTGGAAGAGAGGGCTATCGAGAGTTTCTGTAATGACCGTCTGCAAATATTCACGCATGGCTTGGCTTTTAAGAACATCGCCCATTTGCTGTTCAATCTCTGGATTTTTTAGGATGTCCAGCATCATTTTCTGGTAGGAAGGGTCCTTCATCAGCTTTTTAAGCAGCTTTTCGTTTTCCTTCTCCATGCTTGTCGCCATGGCTTCTGCTGTTTGCCCATCCTTCAGGGTTTCTTGCCAAAACGTCTTTGCTTCCTCTGAAATGAGCGTCGAGCGCATCGCCTGTTGAATGAAATCCTGATCCATGACCATCGTTTCTTTTAGTTGGTTATCCTGCATGACGTTTTTTAAAGCGTCCTTGCCCTCATCGGTTTTCAGAATATCAACAACCATTTTTTTGGTTGTGTCGTAGTCGTTCTGTTGTTGCGCCTGTGCTCCGGAACCGCAGGCGGTCAGCAGAATCAACAAGAGGAGACACGCTGTTTGTTTCATTGTGCGTTCGCACTCCTTTCCGCCTGCCTATATCCTTAATATGAAACAGCGCTCAAAATTTATTCACAAATCAGCGTCTTAGCAACATGGTATTTTGTGATACAATCTTAAAGACATGCATCGATTGGCAAAAGGCAACTTTAATGAGAAGAAAAGGTCACGTGAGCGCATGATTTTACGGACTTTTTTCGTATGGTTTATCGTTCATCGGATAAACTTAGAATGTCACGGGATAAAGGGGTTTACACGTTGAATAGTCGCAAGTGGGTGTATTTATTTTTAACAACGCTCGCCATAGGGATGGTTACAACAGTCATTACCGGGTTTTTAGTCGATTGGGAGAACTACAAAGAACTGTTTGCTCAAGGAAACATCGGAGAAATTCTCGTGGTTGGCTTATGGCTCATAGGCGTAGGGGCGATTTTTAGCTTAATTAGTCAGATGGGGTTTTTCGCTTATTTATTTATCCATCGCTTCGGTTT
This is a stretch of genomic DNA from Aureibacillus halotolerans. It encodes these proteins:
- the gerD gene encoding spore germination lipoprotein GerD codes for the protein MKQTACLLLLILLTACGSGAQAQQQNDYDTTKKMVVDILKTDEGKDALKNVMQDNQLKETMVMDQDFIQQAMRSTLISEEAKTFWQETLKDGQTAEAMATSMEKENEKLLKKLMKDPSYQKMMLDILKNPEIEQQMGDVLKSQAMREYLQTVITETLDSPLFQSKLEDTIKKAGGQSGGQSGQGQDGQSGGQSGGGGEQGGDSSSQPDESGGS
- the cwlD gene encoding N-acetylmuramoyl-L-alanine amidase CwlD, with amino-acid sequence MKYKWTVGIFSTVLVFCFSLLVFSWQDTPSIGGLPLSGKVILIDPGHGGPDGGAVNRDATIIEKDIALQMSFKIRDYLQEAGALVLMTRHEDKDLAEDVRGYSKRKTADLKKRLSIIHQSEADLLLSVHMNAIPSAKWNGAQTFYFPLQENERLAIAIQEEIRDQLQNTQRLAKPINHVFLLKHAEMPSALLEAGFLSNPAEAQLLSQDSYQEKMAAAIYRGILRFFYEGETPNPESSNAQGRIEPSVYDILETEA
- a CDS encoding Mrp/NBP35 family ATP-binding protein, yielding MLDEKKIKETLYGLTDPFLHKSLKATGGIREVKWDAEKQHVSVKIALQQINSKEQMELQGKIVEKLKGAGAETVGLRFEELTAEEVEKAGGHIKKTPDLLKPDTKTQFIAIASGKGGVGKSTVSVNLAVSLARLGKKVGIIDADIYGFSVPDMMGISERPRIENERIHPVERFGVKVISTAFFVEDNTPVVWRGPMLGKMLNSFFKEVEWGDLDYLLLDLPPGTGDMALDVHQLLPASKEIIVTTPHPTAAFVAARAGAMAIQTEHEVLGVIENMSYFESKVTGEKEYIFGKGGGEKLAEELQTELLGQLPLAQPDWNREDFSPSVYQEGDSLYQDYLTISQKVIDLLDA
- a CDS encoding DUF2521 family protein, producing the protein MAKVISMEERRLEKELFFERQVLQTLCLTDIEQSTRALFASFTTSEQLFEHTLVPFCTDVALESYLYGARFSRLHRVMSDRDIKRAWIKVENEVVAELLDFLLYWCAPASEESLVYSCEHYIDRWWSEGYLNGMRRWRLRLWK